A part of Melittangium boletus DSM 14713 genomic DNA contains:
- a CDS encoding 3-keto-5-aminohexanoate cleavage protein: MSTPMVLTAAMVGAETTREQTPYLPITAEEIAEDAVKCREAGAAMVHLHVRTPEGKPSQDTELFRAAIRAIRKRTDVLIQVSTGGAVGMGVDERCGGLRLTGEDRPDMATLSTGTVNFGDDVFWNPRPLVRDIARRIRDLGIRPELECFDVGMVDEVRALAKEGLVSLPAHFDFVLGVPGALTAREDALDFMIASLPEGCSWTVAAVGRHQLPFVELAAVRGGNARVGLEDNIYVSKGVLAKGNWELVAEAAKRATAKGRTLATPQQARQLLRLDSV, translated from the coding sequence ATGAGCACGCCCATGGTCCTCACCGCCGCGATGGTCGGCGCGGAGACGACGCGCGAGCAGACGCCCTACCTGCCCATCACCGCCGAGGAGATCGCCGAGGACGCGGTGAAGTGCCGCGAGGCCGGTGCCGCCATGGTGCACCTGCACGTGCGCACGCCGGAGGGCAAGCCGTCCCAGGACACGGAGCTGTTCCGCGCGGCCATCCGCGCCATCCGCAAGCGCACGGACGTGCTCATCCAGGTGTCCACCGGCGGCGCCGTGGGCATGGGCGTGGACGAGCGCTGCGGGGGCCTCCGGCTCACCGGCGAGGACCGGCCGGACATGGCCACGCTGTCCACGGGCACGGTGAACTTCGGAGACGACGTCTTCTGGAATCCCCGGCCGCTCGTGCGCGACATCGCCCGGCGCATCCGCGACCTGGGCATCCGGCCGGAGCTGGAGTGCTTCGACGTGGGCATGGTGGACGAGGTGCGGGCCCTGGCGAAGGAGGGACTCGTCTCCCTGCCCGCGCACTTCGACTTCGTGCTCGGCGTGCCCGGGGCCCTGACGGCCCGCGAGGACGCGCTGGACTTCATGATCGCGTCCCTGCCCGAGGGCTGCTCGTGGACGGTGGCCGCCGTGGGCCGTCACCAGCTGCCCTTCGTGGAACTGGCGGCGGTGCGAGGGGGCAATGCCCGCGTGGGGCTCGAGGACAACATCTACGTGTCCAAGGGCGTGCTGGCCAAGGGCAACTGGGAACTGGTGGCCGAGGCGGCGAAGCGGGCCACGGCCAAGGGCCGCACCCTGGCCACGCCCCAGCAAGCCCGTCAGTTGTTGCGCCTGGACTCGGTGTAG
- a CDS encoding hotdog fold domain-containing protein — MSNVKAVIRLRMSSHDAHYGGNLVDGARMLGLFGDVATELCIRLDGDEGLFRAYDSVEFLAPVYAGDFIEAEGEIIQVGNTSRKMRFEARKVIRPRADVNDSAADVLAEPVVVCRASGTCVVPKDKQRGAR, encoded by the coding sequence ATGAGCAACGTGAAGGCGGTCATCCGGTTGCGCATGAGCAGCCATGATGCCCACTACGGTGGAAACCTGGTGGACGGGGCCCGGATGCTCGGGTTGTTCGGCGACGTGGCCACCGAGCTGTGCATCCGCCTGGACGGCGACGAGGGCCTGTTCCGCGCCTATGACTCGGTGGAGTTCCTCGCGCCCGTGTACGCCGGGGACTTCATCGAGGCGGAAGGCGAGATCATCCAGGTGGGCAACACCTCCCGCAAGATGCGCTTCGAGGCGCGCAAGGTCATCCGCCCGCGCGCGGACGTGAACGACTCGGCGGCGGACGTGCTCGCCGAGCCAGTGGTGGTGTGCCGTGCGAGCGGCACCTGCGTGGTCCCCAAGGACAAGCAGCGGGGTGCCCGATGA
- a CDS encoding OAM dimerization domain-containing protein translates to MAVKPTKQLIRPYGDRRDDGVVQLSFTLPVPLSEKAKEAAAVYTRKLGFTDVKVAAAERAADAYTFFIVYAHSPVVLDYAEIDVPEVVVKKLGFDDLNVLIKDKVGRRIVVFGACTGTDTHTVGIDAILNMKGYAGDYGLERYPGFEAFNLGSQVPNEELLRKAMARDADAILVSQVVTQRDVHKDNSRQFIEAAKAAGVHGKTLLLLGGPRVDHKLALDLGFDAGFGPGTKPSDVANYIVHQVLQKEGKEAKNVHWEGEPQ, encoded by the coding sequence CCCCTATGGCGACCGGCGGGATGACGGCGTGGTGCAGTTGTCGTTCACGCTGCCCGTGCCCCTGTCGGAAAAGGCCAAGGAAGCGGCCGCCGTCTACACGCGCAAGCTGGGGTTCACCGACGTGAAGGTGGCCGCCGCCGAGCGCGCCGCCGATGCGTACACCTTCTTCATCGTCTACGCGCACTCGCCCGTCGTCCTGGACTACGCGGAAATCGACGTGCCCGAGGTCGTGGTCAAGAAGCTCGGCTTCGACGATCTCAACGTCCTCATCAAGGACAAGGTGGGCCGGCGCATCGTGGTGTTCGGCGCGTGCACGGGCACCGACACGCACACGGTGGGCATCGACGCCATCCTCAACATGAAGGGGTACGCGGGCGACTACGGCCTGGAGCGCTACCCCGGGTTCGAGGCCTTCAACCTCGGCAGCCAGGTGCCCAACGAGGAACTGCTCAGGAAGGCCATGGCGCGCGACGCCGACGCCATCCTCGTGTCGCAGGTGGTGACCCAGCGCGACGTGCACAAGGACAACTCGCGCCAGTTCATCGAGGCGGCCAAGGCGGCGGGCGTGCACGGCAAGACGCTGCTGTTGCTCGGCGGGCCGCGCGTGGACCACAAGCTCGCGTTGGACCTGGGCTTCGACGCGGGCTTCGGCCCGGGCACCAAGCCCTCCGACGTGGCCAACTACATCGTGCACCAGGTCCTCCAGAAGGAAGGCAAGGAGGCGAAGAACGTGCACTGGGAAGGGGAGCCGCAATGA